The DNA window CGAACTTATTATATAAAACAGCTGCCAGCTGGATGGTCCTATTGCAGGGAGGTTATTAGAATGGCTCGCGTGACGATCAAAAACGTATGGAAAAAATTTGGCGATATAGAAGTTGTCAAAGATTTTAATCTTGAAGTAAACGACAGGGAATTTTGTATATTGGTTGGCCCGTCCGGATGCGGAAAAACCACAACATTGCGCATGATTGCCGGGCTTGAAGAAATTACAGACGGAGATATTTTTATCGGGGATGAACGCGTAAATGATCTTCCTCCGAAAAACAGGGATATTGCGATGGTTTTTCAAAATTATGTGCTCTATCCGCATATGACAGTATATGACAATATGGCATTTGGTTTAAAACTAAGAGGCTACAGCAAAAAAGAGAGAGATCAAAGAGTAAAGGAAGCAGCAGAGATTTTAAGCATAGGGCATCTTATGGAACGCCGTCCGAAGCAGTTAAGCGGCGGGCAAAGGCAGCGCGTAGCTTTGGGCCGGGCAATAGTCAGAAAGCCTAAAGTGTTCTTGTTTGACGAGCCTTTATCAAATCTTGACGCAAAACTTCGTGTTCAGATGCGCGCTGAGTTAAAAAAATTGCATGCAAAACTTCAAAGCACAATAATATATGTTACCCATGATCAAACCGAAGCAATGACTATGGGAACAAAAATATGTGTTATGAAAGACGGGGCTATACAGCAAATCAGCGGGCCGATTTCTTTATATGATAATCCGACCAATAAATTTGTTGCCGGCTTTATCGGAAGCCCTCCTATGAATTTTGTTGAAGTTGAAATTATCAAAAAAGATAACGACATTTTCTTAAATGAAGGAATGTTTCAGCTTAAACTTCCTAAACAGTTTCATGAAAAAATAGTATCTTACAGCGGCCAGAAAATGATACTCGGAATGAGGCCGGAAGATATTTATGATAAACTCTTTTATGCGTTAGGGCCGAAAGATGGCAACAGTTACAGCGCAACGGTTGAAGTCGTGGAGCCGCTTGGAAGCGAAATATTTTTAAATTTAAATACCGGGAAAAATGTAATCGTTGCTAAAGTTGATTCGCATAATCAGGCGAAACCGAATCAGGTAATTGAACTGGTGGTCAATTTAAATAAAGCCCACTTATTTGAAATTGAAAGCGGAAAAGCAATAATATAGGATATTTAAAATACAAAATATAAAAGCAAGAGATTTTAGATTCTTGCTTTTTTATTTTATCCCGCACCATAGATATTTTTACTTTTAAGAATAGTGATTGATTTTTTAATAATTCTAGAAAGATACTAGTCCAAAACCTCATATCTTAGCGTATGGTGCGGGGTGAGATAATTTGATAAAATTCTAATATGACTGTCATTGCAATAGTTGGTCCAACGGCTTCAGGAAAAACAGGAGTGGCCGCCGCGCTTTCTAAGAGGGTGGATGGGGAAATAATATCCGCGGATTCCCGGCAAGTATATAAATATCTGGATATCGGCACCAATAAAAGCGGTTTTTGGGACAACGAAAAAAAGATGCGGTTGTTTAAAGATGTCCCTCAGCATCTTACGGACATCATTGAGCCGGATGAAACATTTTCTGCGGGAGATTTTGCCAGGGTAGCATTTGAAAAAATAAAATATCTGCAACAGAATAAAAAAGTGCCGATTATTGCAGGCGGAACGGGCCTTTACCTAAAAGCCTTGATGGACGGGCTTGCGCCTATGCCTGAAAAAAACGAGGAAATAAGAAAAGCTCTCAGAGAGAAACTTGAAAAAAAAGGCATTGAATATCTTTATGACGAATTAAAGAAAATTGACCCTGAGTCTGCTGAGAAGAACAAAGACAATCCTCACCGTCTTATAAGGGCAATAGAAGTGTTTAAGGCTACAGGTGTCCCGATAAGCGAACTGCAGAAAAAAACATCCCCTTCAAAAGAAAAGTTTATTCAATTTGGATTAAATTATCAGCGAGAGATGCTTTATAAAAGAATTAATGAGCGCAGTATTCGCATGTTGAATTCGGGGATGATAGAAGAAACAGAAAAAGTTTTAAGAATGGGCTATTCAAAATCTAGCGAAGCGTTTAAAAGCATCGGGTATAATAGCGTTTTGAAATATCTGGATAAAAAAATTTCAAAAGACAACTTAATAGAGACATTACAGCGCGATACCAGGCACTATGCCAAGAGACAAATGACCTGGTTTAGGAAAGACAAAAGAATAAATTGGATTAATTTGAACGAAAATCAAAGTTCTGACGAAAATATTGCGGATTTAATTTTTAAAACCACGGCTAATTTAGTATAATAGTTGCCTTAAAAAATGAGGTGTGATTTAATCTATTATGGAGAAAGTAATACTGGCAGGTTTGAGGCTTCCCGGGATTAAAAAAGAAGAATTTGAAAATTCTTTATTGGAACTTTCGAGACTTGCCGATACCGCCGGCGCAAAAGTTGAGCAGAAGATAATTCAGAACCGTCCCAAGATGGATCCCGCCTATCTGATCGGAAGCGGTAAAGCGAAGGATATAAAAGAAATTGTTGAAAAAAATGGTATACATACCGTAATTTTTGAAAATGACCTTAAACCCGCTCAGCAAAAAAATCTTGAAGAACTGATAAACGCAAAAATAATTGATAGGACGCGTTTAATACTTGATATATTCGCAAAAAGAGCCCGTTCGCGCGAGGGGATTCTGCAAGTTGAACGGGCCCAGCTGTCATATATTCTTCCGCGTCTCAGTGAAAAAGGTATTATGCTGGACAGCCAGGCAGGAGGAATCGGGACCAGGGGCCCCGGCGAAAGAAAACTTGAAACAGATCAAAGAGTCATTAGGTATAAAATTGCAAATTTAGACCGCCAAATTGAAAAAATAAAAGAAAGAAGATCTGTTTTAAGACAAGGGCGCATTGAATCTGGGCAGCCTCTTATCGCAATAGTCGGATATACAAATTCCGGAAAATCAACTTTATTAAATAAATTAAGTCAAAAACATGATATTTATGCCGATAATAAGCTTTTTGCAACTTTAGATCCCACAACCAGAAAAGTGAAACTTCCGGGCGGAAGATTTGTTTTTTTTACGGATACCGTCGGGTTTATCAATAAACTTCCTCACACTTTGATAGCAGCATTCGCTTCTACATTGGAAGAAACGCAAAAAGCAAATTGCCTTTTGCATATTGTTGATGTAGCGCACCCTGATTATAAAGACCAGATAAAAATAGTAGTAAATGTCTTAAAAGAGCTTGGAGCGGAAGATAGCCCTCTAGTTTGCGCTTATAACAAATGCGACCTTTTGCCGTTGTGGAAGAAGAATAAAAACAGAAAAGGCGATAGTATCCTCATATCGGCAAAAACCGGCGAGGGTATTGAAGAACTGCTTAAAAAAATTGAAAAGATTGTAACGCCAAAACTTTTTTCTCATAGATTTATGCTGCCGTATCGTGACAGCAAGTGTCTTTCGCATATTTATAAATGGGCAGTTATAAAAGAACAGAAATATACTGAAAAGGGAATAAATTTACACATTGA is part of the Elusimicrobiota bacterium genome and encodes:
- the hflX gene encoding GTPase HflX, with amino-acid sequence MEKVILAGLRLPGIKKEEFENSLLELSRLADTAGAKVEQKIIQNRPKMDPAYLIGSGKAKDIKEIVEKNGIHTVIFENDLKPAQQKNLEELINAKIIDRTRLILDIFAKRARSREGILQVERAQLSYILPRLSEKGIMLDSQAGGIGTRGPGERKLETDQRVIRYKIANLDRQIEKIKERRSVLRQGRIESGQPLIAIVGYTNSGKSTLLNKLSQKHDIYADNKLFATLDPTTRKVKLPGGRFVFFTDTVGFINKLPHTLIAAFASTLEETQKANCLLHIVDVAHPDYKDQIKIVVNVLKELGAEDSPLVCAYNKCDLLPLWKKNKNRKGDSILISAKTGEGIEELLKKIEKIVTPKLFSHRFMLPYRDSKCLSHIYKWAVIKEQKYTEKGINLHIECTPKYWKKISNLLLLKEKN
- the ugpC gene encoding sn-glycerol-3-phosphate ABC transporter ATP-binding protein UgpC, coding for MARVTIKNVWKKFGDIEVVKDFNLEVNDREFCILVGPSGCGKTTTLRMIAGLEEITDGDIFIGDERVNDLPPKNRDIAMVFQNYVLYPHMTVYDNMAFGLKLRGYSKKERDQRVKEAAEILSIGHLMERRPKQLSGGQRQRVALGRAIVRKPKVFLFDEPLSNLDAKLRVQMRAELKKLHAKLQSTIIYVTHDQTEAMTMGTKICVMKDGAIQQISGPISLYDNPTNKFVAGFIGSPPMNFVEVEIIKKDNDIFLNEGMFQLKLPKQFHEKIVSYSGQKMILGMRPEDIYDKLFYALGPKDGNSYSATVEVVEPLGSEIFLNLNTGKNVIVAKVDSHNQAKPNQVIELVVNLNKAHLFEIESGKAII
- the miaA gene encoding tRNA (adenosine(37)-N6)-dimethylallyltransferase MiaA, producing MTVIAIVGPTASGKTGVAAALSKRVDGEIISADSRQVYKYLDIGTNKSGFWDNEKKMRLFKDVPQHLTDIIEPDETFSAGDFARVAFEKIKYLQQNKKVPIIAGGTGLYLKALMDGLAPMPEKNEEIRKALREKLEKKGIEYLYDELKKIDPESAEKNKDNPHRLIRAIEVFKATGVPISELQKKTSPSKEKFIQFGLNYQREMLYKRINERSIRMLNSGMIEETEKVLRMGYSKSSEAFKSIGYNSVLKYLDKKISKDNLIETLQRDTRHYAKRQMTWFRKDKRINWINLNENQSSDENIADLIFKTTANLV